The proteins below come from a single Chryseobacterium sp. MA9 genomic window:
- a CDS encoding DUF2200 domain-containing protein, with amino-acid sequence MQNTKIFTTAFASVYPHYIQKAEKKGRTKSEVHEIICWLTGYDEKGLQEQIDKRNDFITFFNQAPQVNPNVSLIKGVICGYRVEEIEDELMRNIRYMDKLIDELAKGKKMEKILRIV; translated from the coding sequence ATGCAGAATACCAAAATTTTCACAACAGCTTTTGCCAGTGTTTATCCGCATTATATTCAAAAAGCAGAGAAAAAGGGGCGTACAAAATCGGAAGTTCATGAAATCATCTGCTGGCTGACAGGTTATGATGAAAAAGGTCTGCAGGAACAGATTGATAAAAGGAATGATTTTATTACTTTTTTTAATCAGGCTCCTCAAGTGAATCCTAATGTCTCATTGATCAAAGGTGTCATTTGTGGATATCGCGTGGAGGAAATTGAAGATGAACTTATGCGAAATATCCGCTATATGGATAAGCTGATTGATGAGCTGGCAAAGGGAAAGAAGATGGAGAAAATTTTGAGAATAGTCTAA